The following proteins come from a genomic window of Metarhizium brunneum chromosome 2, complete sequence:
- the xylB_0 gene encoding D-xylose 1-dehydrogenase has product MDQYAIYPSLRGKVVLITGAAEGIGAAAVELFCRQGSQVVFLDIADDSARELVDRLASVSGATTPTFMHCDVTDLEGLGECAQTALARFGRVDVLVNNAGCAGPGSRVPTSRVTPASFERDVNVNLRHQFFLTQHVAPAMQRQGGGSIINMGSITWRIPATEVPVYTTCKAAVVGMTRTHAREFGGHGVRVNSIMPGSIATRRQIDTVLTDEYRAESLAAQCLKRVLLPVEVARLMLFLASDDSSAITGGSHVCDGGWVGDT; this is encoded by the coding sequence aTGGACCAGTACGCCATATATCCCAGCCTCCGCGGCAAAGTGGTCCTGATCACCGGCGCCGCAGAGGGCATCGGCGCCGCGGCTGTGGAGCTCTTCTGCCGACAGGGCTCGCAGGTCGTCTTCCTGGACATTGCGGACGACTCGGCGCGCGAGCTGGTGGACCGGCTGGCGTCGGTGTCTGGCGCCACGACGCCGACCTTTATGCACTGCGACGTGACGGACCTCGAGGGGCTCGGCGAGTGCGCGCAGACGGCGCTCGCGCGGTTCGGCCGCGTCGACGTGctcgtcaacaacgccggGTGCGCCGGGCCCGGGTCGCGCGTGCCCACGAGCCGGGTGACGCCGGCGTCGTTTGAGCGCGACGTCAACGTCAACCTGCGGCACCAGTTCTTCCTGACGCAGCACGTCGCGCCGGCCATGCAGCgccagggcggcggcagcatcatcaacatgggCTCCATCACCTGGCGCATCCCCGCGACCGAGGTGCCCGTCTACACGACCTGCaaggccgccgtcgtcggcatgACCCGGACGCACGCCCGCGAGTTTGGAGGCCACGGCGTCCgcgtcaacagcatcatgcCGGGGTCCATTGCTACGCGGCGCCAGATCGACACCGTGCTCACCGACGAGTACAGGGCCGAGAGCCTGGCCGCACAGTGTCTGAAGCGCGTCCTGCTGCCCGTTGAGGTTGCTAGGCTGATGCTGTTCCTGGCGTCGGATGACTCGAGTGCCATTACTGGTGGGAGCCACGTGTGCGACGGGGGGTGGGTTGGTGATACTTGA